Proteins encoded together in one Miscanthus floridulus cultivar M001 chromosome 16, ASM1932011v1, whole genome shotgun sequence window:
- the LOC136511670 gene encoding probable NOT transcription complex subunit VIP2 isoform X2: MSGPLNSNISGATSNLRDSTGRPFTSSFSGQSGSLPGFHHSGSHNIHGNLNLANISGSLAPRNNSLAGIPSPGFQQPGGGISSGRFPSNNLQASMSQIPHGHSGISNRGGMNVGGNPGFSSSTNAIGGSIQGLSSNLANVGNRNSAPGLVASPVLGNLGPRITNSGNIMGGSNIGRNISSGGLSMPSIASRMNLSGNSGSGAINIQGSNRMGSMLQQASPQFMNLLGSSYPSPGGSLSQNQVQSGSSSLGSSGMLYDGSSGDNAPFDISDFPQLTGRPNSAGGGQGQYGSLRKHGVSVNAIVQQNQEFSIQNEDFPALPGNKGSSSDYPMDIHHKDHLHENMARPSGFNLGSSYPPRQHQQSANSVKNAGLETIGLRPSNSPSPSTNSGVYEQFMQKYHQPQTQNSLRLQASSGPQQYKDQSQKSVQGTQAAPDPYSLLGLLGLIRMKEPGPTALALGIDLTSLGLNLNSQDNLYKTFGSPWSNEPAIGEPDYQIPACFSAEPPPALQPLHFQKFHPLTLFYIFYSMPKDVAQLYAANELYNKGWFYHKDYRVWLTRAPNSAPLVKTPLHERGSYICFDPSIWDTVHKDNFVLHYEAVEKRPVLPSAGQNIRREL; the protein is encoded by the exons atgtcaGGACCACTGAAT TCAAACATTAGTGGGGCCACCTCAAACCTTAGAGATTCAACAGGAAGGCCATTTACATCATCCTTTTCCGGTCAATCTGGATCACTTCCGGGTTTTCATCACTCAG GCTCACACAACATTCATGGAAATCTTAATCTTGCAAATATCTCTGGATCATTAGCACCAAGAAATAATTCATTGGCGGGCATTCCGTCTCCAGGGTTTCAACAACCCGGTGGTGGTATTTCCAGTGGCCGCTTCCCTTCAAATAATCTTCAAGCTTCCATGTCTCAG ATTCCTCATGGGCATTCTGGGATCAGCAACAGAGGAGGTATGAATGTTGGGGGAAATCCTGGATTTAGTAGTAGCACGAATGCTATTGGTGGTTCAATACAAGGTTTATCCTCAAACTTGGCTAATGTGGGTAACCGCAATTCTGCTCCTGGGTTGGTAGCTTCTCCAGTCTTAGGGAATTTAGGTCCACGAATAACAAATTCTGGGAATATTATGGGTGGGAGCAATATTGGGAGAAATATAAGCTCTGGAGGACTGTCTATGCCTAGTATTGCATCTCGCATGAATTTAAGTGGCAACTCTGGAAGTGGGGCTATCAACATTCAAGGATCCAACCGTATGGGTAGTATGCTTCAACAAG CATCCCCACAGTTTATGAACTTGCTTGGAAGTTCTTACCCATCACCTGGAGGGTCACTATCTCAGAATCAAGTACAGTCAGGAAGCAGTTCTTTAGGATCTTCTGGAATGCTATATGATGGAAGCTCAGGTGACAATGCTCCATTTGATATTAGTGACTTCCCTCAGTTAACTGGACGGCCTAATTCTGCTGGAGGTGGTCAAGGACAATATG GATCACTGAGAAAGCATGGAGTAAGTGTCAATGCcattgtgcaacaaaatcaggAATTCAGCATTCAGAACGAAGATTTTCCAGCTTTACCAGGAAATAAAG GTAGTTCCTCAGATTATCCTATGGATATCCATCACAAGGACCACCTTCATGAGAAT ATGGCTAGACCATCTGGCTTTAACTTGGGAAGCAGCTATCCACCCCGTCAACATCAGCAGAGTGCTAATTCA GTTAAAAATGCTGGGCTGGAAACTATTGGACTAAGACCATCAAATTCTCCAAGTCCGTCAACTAATTCGGGGGTTTATGAGCAATTCATGCAGAAGTACCATCAACCACAGACTCAAAATTCACTTAGGTTGCAGGCATCTTCAGGTCCTCAACAGTACAAGGATCAGAGCCAAAAATCCGTTCAGGGAACACAGGCTGCGCCAGATCCATATAGCTTACTTGGATTGTTGGGTTTAATAAGAATGAAAGAGCCTGGACCAACAGCTCTTGCTTTGGGGATTGATTTGACATCGTTGGGGTTGAATTTGAACTCCCAAGATAATCTTTACAAGACATTTGGCTCTCCGTGGTCAAATGAGCCAGCTATAGGAGAGCCTGATTATCAGATCCCTGCTTGTTTCTCCGCAGAGCCACCACCAGCACTGCAA CCATTACATTTTCAGAAGTTTCACCCCTTGACACTATTCTACATCTTTTACAG CATGCCTAAGGATGTCGCTCAGTTATATGCTGCTAATGAACT ATACAATAAAGGGTGGTTTTACCACAAAGACTACCGTGTCTGGCTCACAAGAGCTCCTAATTCTGCACCTCTTGTGAAAACTCCACTTCATGAACGAGGGTCCTACATTTGTTTTGATCCAAGCATCTGGGATACTGTCCATAAG GACAATTTTGTTCTTCATTACGAAGCAGTGGAGAAGAGACCTGTCCTTCCTTCTGCTGGCCAAAATATTAGGCGAGAATTATAA
- the LOC136511670 gene encoding probable NOT transcription complex subunit VIP2 isoform X1 gives MSGPLNSNISGATSNLRDSTGRPFTSSFSGQSGSLPGFHHSGSHNIHGNLNLANISGSLAPRNNSLAGIPSPGFQQPGGGISSGRFPSNNLQASMSQIPHGHSGISNRGGMNVGGNPGFSSSTNAIGGSIQGLSSNLANVGNRNSAPGLVASPVLGNLGPRITNSGNIMGGSNIGRNISSGGLSMPSIASRMNLSGNSGSGAINIQGSNRMGSMLQQASPQFMNLLGSSYPSPGGSLSQNQVQSGSSSLGSSGMLYDGSSGDNAPFDISDFPQLTGRPNSAGGGQGQYGSLRKHGVSVNAIVQQNQEFSIQNEDFPALPGNKGSSSDYPMDIHHKDHLHENVNIMQAQHYPMARPSGFNLGSSYPPRQHQQSANSVKNAGLETIGLRPSNSPSPSTNSGVYEQFMQKYHQPQTQNSLRLQASSGPQQYKDQSQKSVQGTQAAPDPYSLLGLLGLIRMKEPGPTALALGIDLTSLGLNLNSQDNLYKTFGSPWSNEPAIGEPDYQIPACFSAEPPPALQPLHFQKFHPLTLFYIFYSMPKDVAQLYAANELYNKGWFYHKDYRVWLTRAPNSAPLVKTPLHERGSYICFDPSIWDTVHKDNFVLHYEAVEKRPVLPSAGQNIRREL, from the exons atgtcaGGACCACTGAAT TCAAACATTAGTGGGGCCACCTCAAACCTTAGAGATTCAACAGGAAGGCCATTTACATCATCCTTTTCCGGTCAATCTGGATCACTTCCGGGTTTTCATCACTCAG GCTCACACAACATTCATGGAAATCTTAATCTTGCAAATATCTCTGGATCATTAGCACCAAGAAATAATTCATTGGCGGGCATTCCGTCTCCAGGGTTTCAACAACCCGGTGGTGGTATTTCCAGTGGCCGCTTCCCTTCAAATAATCTTCAAGCTTCCATGTCTCAG ATTCCTCATGGGCATTCTGGGATCAGCAACAGAGGAGGTATGAATGTTGGGGGAAATCCTGGATTTAGTAGTAGCACGAATGCTATTGGTGGTTCAATACAAGGTTTATCCTCAAACTTGGCTAATGTGGGTAACCGCAATTCTGCTCCTGGGTTGGTAGCTTCTCCAGTCTTAGGGAATTTAGGTCCACGAATAACAAATTCTGGGAATATTATGGGTGGGAGCAATATTGGGAGAAATATAAGCTCTGGAGGACTGTCTATGCCTAGTATTGCATCTCGCATGAATTTAAGTGGCAACTCTGGAAGTGGGGCTATCAACATTCAAGGATCCAACCGTATGGGTAGTATGCTTCAACAAG CATCCCCACAGTTTATGAACTTGCTTGGAAGTTCTTACCCATCACCTGGAGGGTCACTATCTCAGAATCAAGTACAGTCAGGAAGCAGTTCTTTAGGATCTTCTGGAATGCTATATGATGGAAGCTCAGGTGACAATGCTCCATTTGATATTAGTGACTTCCCTCAGTTAACTGGACGGCCTAATTCTGCTGGAGGTGGTCAAGGACAATATG GATCACTGAGAAAGCATGGAGTAAGTGTCAATGCcattgtgcaacaaaatcaggAATTCAGCATTCAGAACGAAGATTTTCCAGCTTTACCAGGAAATAAAG GTAGTTCCTCAGATTATCCTATGGATATCCATCACAAGGACCACCTTCATGAGAATGTAAATATTATGCAAGCACAACATTATCCT ATGGCTAGACCATCTGGCTTTAACTTGGGAAGCAGCTATCCACCCCGTCAACATCAGCAGAGTGCTAATTCA GTTAAAAATGCTGGGCTGGAAACTATTGGACTAAGACCATCAAATTCTCCAAGTCCGTCAACTAATTCGGGGGTTTATGAGCAATTCATGCAGAAGTACCATCAACCACAGACTCAAAATTCACTTAGGTTGCAGGCATCTTCAGGTCCTCAACAGTACAAGGATCAGAGCCAAAAATCCGTTCAGGGAACACAGGCTGCGCCAGATCCATATAGCTTACTTGGATTGTTGGGTTTAATAAGAATGAAAGAGCCTGGACCAACAGCTCTTGCTTTGGGGATTGATTTGACATCGTTGGGGTTGAATTTGAACTCCCAAGATAATCTTTACAAGACATTTGGCTCTCCGTGGTCAAATGAGCCAGCTATAGGAGAGCCTGATTATCAGATCCCTGCTTGTTTCTCCGCAGAGCCACCACCAGCACTGCAA CCATTACATTTTCAGAAGTTTCACCCCTTGACACTATTCTACATCTTTTACAG CATGCCTAAGGATGTCGCTCAGTTATATGCTGCTAATGAACT ATACAATAAAGGGTGGTTTTACCACAAAGACTACCGTGTCTGGCTCACAAGAGCTCCTAATTCTGCACCTCTTGTGAAAACTCCACTTCATGAACGAGGGTCCTACATTTGTTTTGATCCAAGCATCTGGGATACTGTCCATAAG GACAATTTTGTTCTTCATTACGAAGCAGTGGAGAAGAGACCTGTCCTTCCTTCTGCTGGCCAAAATATTAGGCGAGAATTATAA